One segment of Rosa chinensis cultivar Old Blush chromosome 6, RchiOBHm-V2, whole genome shotgun sequence DNA contains the following:
- the LOC112172871 gene encoding aquaporin TIP4-1, with protein sequence MGKIAFGSTSEAAKPEVWRALIVEFITTFLFIFAGVGSAMATDKLGADTTVALFFIAITHALVVAVMISAGHISGGHLNPAVTLGLLAGGHITLFRSVLYWIDQLLAAAASCYLLKYLTGGLTTPIHSLASGVGFFQGVIWEIILTFSLLFTVYATIVDPKKGSLDGLGPTLTGFVVGANILAGGAFSGASMNPARSFGPALVSWDWTDHWVYWVGPLIGGGLAGFIYENFFIERPRNYQPIPAYEEDA encoded by the exons ATGGGGAAAATAGCGTTCGGAAGCACCAGTGAGGCTGCAAAGCCGGAAGTCTGGAGGGCGCTTATCGTCGAGTTTATCACCACCTTCCTGTTCATCTTTGCTGGTGTTGGATCAGCCATGGCTACCg ATAAGCTAGGAGCAGATACAACTGTGGCATTGTTTTTCATAGCTATCACGCATGCTCTAGTCGTGGCCGTGATGATATCCGCCGGCCACATTTCCGGTGGTCATCTTAACCCCGCTGTCACTCTCGGCCTCCTCGCCGGTGGTCACATTACCCTCTTCCGATCTGTGCTTTATTGGATTGATCAGTTGTTAGCAGCTGCCGCATCTTGTTACCTTCTAAAGTACCTTACCGGAGGATTG ACTACTCCAATTCATTCACTTGCAAGTGGAGTTGGCTTCTTCCAAGGTGTGATATGGGAGATCATCTTGACATTCTCCTTGCTTTTCACTGTCTACGCTACAATTGTGGATCCCAAGAAAGGATCTCTTGATGGGCTAGGCCCAACTCTCACTGGGTTTGTAGTGGGTGCCAACATCCTAGCAGGCGGGGCCTTCTCAGGGGCTTCAATGAATCCGGCAAGGTCTTTTGGGCCTGCTCTGGTGAGCTGGGACTGGACCGATCACTGGGTCTATTGGGTTGGGCCTCTCATCGGTGGTGGCCTCGCTGGCTTCATCTATGAAAATTTCTTCATTGAGAGACCACGTAATTACCAACCCATCCCTGCATATGAGGAAGATGCTTAA
- the LOC112172870 gene encoding protein JINGUBANG: MELEFYRRNSLFHFIDIDRNNLIESPTDSPNINTDHDVCDDEDLQFGPSLSSSPHTTTMLTLMPPPSPESPWTLSPHQTPSPSLLYHCIASLYRREGSISSIAVSKQQGVVFTGSESTRVRVWRQPDHIEYGCLNATSGEVRAIATHGNMLFTSHKDHKIRMWNFTVTDHNFKSKKVSSLPKTSSLPLLSRFINTKQQHKECISCLAYYKTDGLLYTGSHDRTVKAWRLITNHCVDSFVAHEDNVNAMVVNQDDGCVFTCSSDGSVKLWRRVFRENSHTLTMTLKCQFPNSNYPVNAIALNTSSNSCFLYSGSADGTISFWEKEKLTHRFNHGGFLQGHHFSVLCLVAIEKLIFSGSEDTTIRVWRREEGGCFHECLAVLEGHRGPVRCLAACLEIEKVVKGFLVYSASLDQTFKVWSVKVSPEEGMGLNCYMDQHWDAM; encoded by the coding sequence ATGGAATTGGAATTCTATCGCAGGAATTCTCTGTTTCACTTCATAGATATCGACAGAAATAATTTAATAGAATCACCCACTGACTCGCCCAATATCAACACGGATCACGACGTGTGTGATGATGAAGATCTCCAATTCGGTCCTTCATTGTCTTCAAGCCCCCACACAACCACAATGCTTACACTAATGCCACCCCCAAGCCCAGAGTCCCCATGGACCCTCTCCCCTCACCAAACCCCATCCCCTTCGCTCCTTTACCACTGCATTGCCTCCCTCTATCGCCGCGAAGGCTCCATCTCCTCCATTGCAGTCTCAAAGCAGCAAGGAGTAGTCTTCACTGGCTCAGAGAGTACCCGAGTTCGTGTGTGGAGACAACCAGACCACATTGAATACGGCTGTCTCAATGCGACTTCAGGTGAAGTACGAGCTATTGCAACTCATGGTAATATGCTTTTCACCTCACACAAAGACCACAAAATCCGAATGTGGAACTTCACGGTCACAGATCACAATTTCAAGTCCAAAAAGGTTTCTTCTCTCCCCAAAACAAGCTCTTTACCTTTACTTTCAAGATTTATAAACACCAAACAGCAACACAAAGAATGCATTTCCTGCTTGGCATATTATAAAACCGATGGTCTGTTGTATACTGGCTCCCATGACAGAACAGTCAAAGCATGGCGGCTTATAACCAATCACTGTGTGGACTCATTTGTGGCACATGAAGACAATGTGAATGCAATGGTGGTGAACCAAGATGATGGGTGCGTTTTCACTTGCTCCTCAGATGGTTCTGTCAAACTTTGGAGAAGGGTTTTCAGAGAAAACTCTCACACTCTCACCATGACTCTCAAATGCCAATTCCCAAATTCCAACTACCCTGTAAACGCCATAGCCTTAAACACATCATCCAACTCTTGCTTCCTCTACTCTGGTTCTGCAGACGGAACCATTAGTTTCTGGGAGAAGGAGAAACTGACCCACAGGTTTAACCATGGTGGGTTTTTACAGGGCCACCATTTTTCAGTTCTGTGTTTAGTGGCCATCGAGAAGTTGATTTTCAGTGGATCAGAGGATACTACAATTAGGGTTTGGAGGAGGGAAGAAGGAGGTTGTTTTCATGAATGTTTGGCTGTGTTGGAGGGGCATAGAGGCCCTGTGAGGTGTTTGGCTGCTTGTTTGGAGATTGAGAAAGTTGTGAAGGGTTTTTTGGTTTATAGTGCCAGTTTGGATCAAACTTTTAAGGTGTGGAGTGTTAAGGTCTCGCCGGAAGAGGGAATGGGGTTGAACTGTTATATGGATCAACACTGGGATGCAATGTGA